Proteins found in one Actinomycetota bacterium genomic segment:
- a CDS encoding GTP-binding protein, whose protein sequence is MAKEKFARTKPHLNIGTIGHIDHGKTTLTAAITNVLHKQNPNVQFTPFDQIDKAPEERERGITISVSHVEYETDNRHYAHVDCPGHADYVKNMITGAAQMDGAILVVSAADGPMPQTREHVLLARQVGVPRLIVALNKADMVDDEELLELVELEVRELLSSYEFDGDGVPVVR, encoded by the coding sequence ATGGCCAAGGAGAAGTTCGCGCGGACGAAGCCGCATCTGAACATCGGCACGATCGGGCATATCGATCATGGGAAGACGACGTTGACGGCGGCGATCACCAACGTGTTGCACAAGCAGAATCCGAACGTGCAGTTCACGCCGTTCGATCAGATCGATAAGGCGCCCGAGGAGCGTGAGCGGGGGATCACGATCTCGGTGTCGCATGTGGAGTACGAGACGGACAACCGTCACTACGCGCATGTGGATTGTCCGGGGCATGCGGATTATGTGAAGAACATGATTACGGGTGCGGCGCAGATGGATGGGGCGATTTTGGTGGTGAGCGCGGCGGATGGGCCGATGCCGCAGACGCGTGAGCATGTGTTGTTGGCTCGTCAGGTGGGGGTGCCGCGGTTGATCGTGGCGTTGAACAAGGCGGACATGGTCGATGACGAGGAGTTGTTGGAGTTGGTGGAGTTGGAGGTGCGTGAGCTGCTCTCCTCCTATGAGTTCGATGGTGATGGGGTGCCGGTGGTGCGGA
- a CDS encoding YajQ family cyclic di-GMP-binding protein, with product MGEHSFDIEAGVDRQEVDNAVNQAAREVATRFDFKDTDTAVAWDGKDAIRIQSSTEDRAKAALEVLKDKLVKRKVSLKAIDPSDPRPAGGGTTRIDVALRTTMPPDLAKQIVKQIRATKLKVTPTNMGDRIRVASKQRDALQEIIAMVTAQDYDAPLVFTNYK from the coding sequence TTGGGGGAGCACAGCTTCGACATCGAGGCGGGCGTGGACCGCCAGGAGGTCGACAACGCGGTGAACCAGGCCGCGCGGGAGGTCGCGACCCGGTTCGACTTCAAGGACACCGACACCGCCGTGGCCTGGGACGGCAAGGATGCGATCCGCATCCAGTCCAGCACCGAGGACCGCGCGAAGGCGGCGCTCGAGGTCCTCAAGGACAAGCTCGTGAAGCGGAAGGTGTCGCTGAAGGCGATCGATCCCAGCGACCCGCGGCCGGCCGGTGGCGGCACGACCCGCATAGACGTCGCCCTGCGCACCACCATGCCGCCCGACCTCGCCAAGCAGATCGTGAAGCAGATCCGGGCCACCAAGCTGAAAGTCACCCCGACGAACATGGGCGACCGGATCCGGGTCGCTAGCAAGCAGCGCGACGCGCTGCAGGAGATCATCGCGATGGTCACGGCGCAGGACTACGACGCGCCCCTGGTCTTCACCAACTACAAGTAG
- a CDS encoding potassium channel family protein, which produces MQWWMVVVGVAVVVVTVFDAFATTLSPSTRAGPVTSRINAVLWRLAWRASRSNVSIPLVVAGPLLLVTTAMVWIGGLWLGWTLLFAADPNAVVSEAGGTAADLSGRVFYTAYTLFTLGLGNYVPQGAVWEVLSAVALINGLVLVTMSITYFIPVVTAVTDRRRLASVICTLGLNPLDILRAGWDGRSFPILERRLHDLIPSILITGQRHLTYPVIHYFHGRERLSAFAASVAAFDEAVTVIEHGAAPEVRPHPAALSAFHNAMDQFLNIVEPAYAKTDTDAAPRHVDLQAVAAVGIPVVDEDDYLAGLDLLSEHRNRMRGFVRHARWDWDSDVLQASGDGLLGRATRDVGQEQLAE; this is translated from the coding sequence GTGCAGTGGTGGATGGTCGTGGTCGGTGTCGCGGTCGTCGTCGTGACGGTCTTCGACGCGTTCGCGACGACACTGTCACCGAGCACACGGGCGGGACCGGTCACGTCACGGATCAACGCGGTGCTGTGGCGCCTGGCGTGGCGGGCGTCGCGTTCGAACGTGTCGATCCCGCTGGTGGTGGCCGGCCCCCTGCTGCTGGTGACGACCGCGATGGTGTGGATCGGTGGGCTGTGGCTGGGATGGACGCTGCTGTTCGCCGCCGATCCCAACGCGGTGGTCTCGGAGGCCGGGGGGACCGCAGCCGACCTGTCGGGGCGTGTGTTCTACACCGCCTACACGCTGTTCACCCTGGGGCTCGGCAACTACGTCCCGCAGGGGGCGGTGTGGGAGGTGCTGAGCGCGGTGGCGTTGATCAACGGCCTGGTGCTGGTCACCATGTCCATCACCTACTTCATCCCCGTGGTCACCGCGGTGACCGACCGGCGCCGCCTCGCCTCGGTGATCTGCACGCTCGGCTTGAACCCCCTCGACATCCTGAGGGCCGGATGGGACGGGCGTTCGTTCCCGATCCTCGAACGCCGGTTGCACGACCTGATCCCGTCCATCCTGATCACCGGTCAGCGCCACCTCACCTACCCGGTGATCCACTACTTCCACGGCCGCGAACGTCTCTCGGCGTTCGCTGCGAGCGTCGCGGCGTTCGACGAGGCGGTCACCGTGATCGAACACGGCGCCGCTCCCGAGGTACGACCTCACCCGGCCGCGCTGAGCGCGTTCCACAACGCCATGGATCAGTTCCTCAACATCGTCGAGCCCGCCTACGCCAAGACCGACACGGACGCCGCTCCGCGCCACGTGGACCTCCAGGCGGTGGCCGCCGTGGGGATCCCCGTCGTTGACGAGGACGACTACCTCGCGGGCCTCGATCTGCTGTCCGAGCACCGCAACAGGATGCGGGGTTTCGTGCGCCACGCGCGCTGGGACTGGGACAGCGACGTGCTCCAGGCATCCGGCGACGGACTGCTGGGCCGCGCCACCCGCGACGTCGGTCAGGAACAGTTGGCGGAGTAG
- a CDS encoding M48 family metalloprotease, which yields MKTFKTALLLAALSGLLLFIGDRLAPGGGGLVVALGFAAVMNLGAWFFSDKIAIKMARAQPMDEAEYPDVYRIVRGLSERAEKPMPRLYISPSPQLNAFATGRSPKHAAVCINRGLHEALTHEELEGVLGHELQHVYNRDVLIGSVAATIAAAITMLARMAFWFGGGRDREGGAAAGLLMLILAPIAAMLIQAAVSRARESAADHTGAELTGNPLALASALRKLEQAHNNPAMARRGATPAETSAAFSHMYIAAPFGGRAMGSLAQLFTTHPPISKRVEALEDMARRSGQLGPDPYRG from the coding sequence ATGAAGACATTCAAGACCGCGTTGCTGCTGGCGGCTCTCTCCGGCCTGCTGCTGTTCATCGGCGACCGCCTGGCCCCCGGAGGTGGCGGTCTGGTCGTCGCGTTGGGGTTCGCCGCGGTCATGAACCTCGGCGCGTGGTTCTTCAGCGACAAGATCGCGATCAAGATGGCCCGCGCCCAACCGATGGACGAGGCCGAGTACCCCGACGTCTACCGCATCGTGCGTGGCCTGTCCGAACGGGCCGAGAAGCCGATGCCGCGCCTGTACATCAGCCCGTCGCCGCAGCTGAACGCCTTCGCCACCGGGCGGAGCCCCAAGCACGCCGCGGTCTGCATCAACCGGGGCCTGCACGAGGCGCTCACCCACGAGGAGCTCGAGGGTGTCCTCGGGCACGAGCTGCAGCACGTCTACAACCGTGACGTGCTGATCGGGTCGGTGGCGGCGACCATCGCTGCGGCCATCACCATGCTGGCCCGGATGGCGTTCTGGTTCGGTGGCGGCCGCGACCGCGAGGGCGGCGCTGCGGCCGGCCTGCTGATGCTGATCCTCGCCCCGATCGCCGCCATGCTGATCCAGGCGGCGGTGAGCCGGGCGCGGGAGTCGGCCGCCGACCACACCGGCGCGGAGCTGACCGGCAACCCCCTGGCGCTGGCCAGCGCCCTGCGCAAGCTGGAGCAGGCCCACAACAACCCGGCGATGGCGCGGCGGGGCGCCACCCCGGCGGAGACGAGCGCCGCCTTCTCGCACATGTACATCGCCGCGCCGTTCGGTGGGCGGGCGATGGGATCGCTGGCCCAGCTGTTCACCACGCACCCGCCGATCTCCAAGCGGGTCGAGGCACTCGAGGACATGGCGCGCCGCAGCGGCCAGCTCGGACCCGACCCCTACCGGGGCTGA
- a CDS encoding NADH-quinone oxidoreductase subunit N, which yields MTIDYAAIGPELALAITALVVLVADLFLAGDRKRLLNPVSAVGTVVAIVLTVRLWGPGNDETFGGMFVANDYALSFKLLFLGALLAILAVSYQHFAEGRYFQGEYYFLLLTSFVGMLVMPSARDLLLLFVALETVSIPGFVMAGLRKRDLYSSEAALKFFLVGVLAVAVMLFGLSFVYGAAGTTSLAGVAAALAAAGDVEPILLGSLLLVIVGFGFKVSAVPFHFWAPDTYSGAPLPVTAMLAVASKAAGFAGLVAICFIAFEPLADAWSPVMGFIAVVTMTVGNLIALQQRDMVRLLAYSSVAHAGYVLLPFGIASPGLVATNALAVRAVLFYLIAYAVMNVGAFGVVIGVHRRTGQRSIADYAGLGQRAPALAVAMTVFMLSLGGAVPLVGFWAKFVVFQATAGAAAYVLATFLVLNTVLAFFYYLAVVRTMWMDAPRAGAPLLRPGLAINASVAVLALGTVALGIVPWHQNLTVGGDIVVPQPVASAVP from the coding sequence ATGACGATCGACTACGCGGCCATCGGACCGGAGCTCGCCCTGGCGATCACCGCGCTGGTCGTCCTCGTCGCCGACCTGTTCCTCGCCGGTGACCGCAAACGCTTGCTGAACCCGGTCTCGGCGGTGGGGACGGTGGTCGCGATCGTGCTCACCGTGCGGCTGTGGGGGCCGGGCAACGACGAGACGTTCGGCGGGATGTTCGTCGCCAACGACTACGCGCTGTCGTTCAAGCTGCTGTTCCTCGGGGCGCTCCTGGCGATCCTGGCCGTCAGCTACCAGCACTTCGCCGAAGGCAGGTACTTCCAGGGGGAGTACTACTTCCTGCTCCTGACCAGCTTCGTGGGGATGCTGGTGATGCCGTCGGCCCGCGACCTGCTCCTGCTGTTCGTTGCCCTCGAGACGGTGTCGATCCCCGGCTTCGTGATGGCGGGGCTGCGCAAGCGGGACCTGTACTCGTCGGAGGCTGCGCTGAAGTTCTTCCTGGTCGGTGTGCTGGCCGTCGCCGTGATGCTGTTCGGCCTGTCGTTCGTGTACGGCGCTGCCGGAACCACCTCCCTGGCCGGCGTTGCCGCAGCGCTGGCCGCGGCCGGCGACGTGGAACCGATCCTGCTCGGCAGCCTGCTGCTGGTGATCGTCGGGTTCGGCTTCAAGGTCTCGGCGGTCCCGTTCCACTTCTGGGCGCCCGACACCTACTCCGGGGCGCCCCTGCCGGTCACGGCGATGCTCGCGGTCGCGTCGAAGGCGGCCGGCTTCGCCGGGCTGGTCGCGATCTGCTTCATCGCGTTCGAGCCGCTGGCGGACGCGTGGTCACCGGTGATGGGGTTCATCGCCGTGGTCACCATGACGGTCGGGAACCTGATCGCGCTGCAGCAGCGTGACATGGTCCGGCTGCTGGCGTACTCGTCGGTCGCGCACGCCGGGTACGTGCTGCTGCCGTTCGGGATCGCATCGCCGGGCCTGGTCGCCACCAACGCGCTCGCGGTCCGCGCGGTGCTGTTCTACCTGATCGCCTATGCGGTGATGAACGTGGGGGCGTTCGGTGTCGTGATCGGTGTGCATCGCCGCACCGGCCAACGGTCGATCGCCGACTACGCCGGGCTGGGGCAGCGAGCCCCGGCCCTGGCGGTTGCCATGACCGTGTTCATGCTCAGCCTCGGCGGGGCGGTCCCGCTGGTGGGGTTCTGGGCGAAGTTCGTCGTGTTCCAGGCGACCGCCGGAGCCGCCGCGTACGTGCTCGCGACGTTCCTCGTGCTCAACACGGTCCTGGCGTTCTTCTACTACCTTGCGGTCGTGCGCACCATGTGGATGGACGCCCCGCGCGCCGGCGCGCCCCTGCTCCGCCCGGGGTTGGCCATCAACGCCTCCGTCGCGGTCCTGGCGTTGGGCACGGTGGCGCTGGGGATCGTGCCATGGCACCAGAACCTCACCGTCGGGGGCGACATCGTCGTCCCCCAGCCGGTCGCCAGCGCGGTGCCCTGA
- a CDS encoding NADH-quinone oxidoreductase subunit M, with translation MTWNQLALTVAVFLPLAGAVTIVLMPGDADREMRWAATVTTGAAFAVVIAIALGFDYGRAGELQYVVDVGWIDAIRARYHLAIDGISLPLFVLTYLLTFLSAIYTLDHMPEPGRPKGFLSLMLLLQTGMAGTFVAFDLVLFFVFWELVLVPMFFMIGIWGGPRREYASVKFFLYTLLGSVFMLVAFIALYFQASGIGLDRPWDIVALSQVGFDASRTFQIVAFLGVFLGFAIKVPMWPFHTWLPDAHTEAPTVGSVLLAGILLKMGTYGFIRIALPILPDGARFFAPAIGVLAVIAIIYGALCCLAQTDVKRLIAFSSVGHMGFVMLGIASLTDRGIQAALYGNIAHGVITGLLFFLAGSLHERYHTREIGEMGGGMLVKMPRYGALLVFTAIASLGLPGLAGFWGEFTAMWAAIQPAEALIGLQGLYLALVIGAAVGTVLTAAYFLWMIQRVALGRPSERWSEVALADVVAVEYVAWVPLVALIVVMGLWPRVVFGVQDLAVSQIAQLIGG, from the coding sequence ATGACCTGGAACCAACTGGCGCTGACGGTGGCGGTGTTCCTCCCGCTCGCGGGTGCAGTCACCATCGTGCTGATGCCGGGCGACGCCGATCGCGAGATGCGCTGGGCGGCCACCGTCACGACGGGGGCCGCGTTCGCCGTGGTCATCGCGATCGCCCTGGGCTTCGACTACGGCCGGGCCGGGGAACTGCAGTACGTCGTGGATGTGGGCTGGATCGACGCCATCCGGGCCCGCTACCACCTGGCCATCGATGGGATCTCGCTGCCGCTGTTCGTCCTGACCTACCTGCTGACGTTCCTGTCGGCGATCTACACGTTGGACCACATGCCCGAACCGGGCAGACCGAAGGGCTTCCTGTCCCTGATGCTGCTGCTGCAGACCGGGATGGCCGGGACGTTCGTGGCGTTCGACCTGGTGCTGTTCTTCGTCTTCTGGGAGCTGGTGCTGGTCCCGATGTTCTTCATGATCGGGATCTGGGGTGGCCCGCGGCGCGAGTACGCCTCCGTGAAGTTCTTCCTGTACACGCTGCTGGGCTCGGTGTTCATGCTGGTGGCGTTCATCGCCCTGTACTTCCAGGCCAGCGGCATCGGGCTCGACCGTCCATGGGACATCGTGGCTCTGTCACAGGTCGGGTTCGACGCGAGCCGCACGTTCCAGATCGTGGCGTTCCTCGGCGTCTTCCTGGGCTTCGCGATCAAGGTGCCGATGTGGCCCTTCCACACGTGGCTCCCCGACGCCCACACCGAGGCGCCGACAGTCGGGTCGGTCCTGCTGGCCGGGATCCTGCTGAAGATGGGCACCTACGGCTTCATCCGGATCGCGCTGCCGATCCTCCCCGACGGCGCCCGGTTCTTCGCCCCTGCGATCGGGGTGCTGGCGGTCATCGCGATCATCTACGGCGCACTGTGCTGTCTGGCGCAGACCGACGTGAAACGGCTGATCGCGTTCTCGTCGGTCGGTCACATGGGGTTCGTGATGCTCGGCATTGCGTCACTGACCGACCGGGGGATACAGGCGGCCCTCTACGGCAACATCGCTCACGGGGTGATCACCGGGCTGCTGTTCTTCCTCGCCGGGTCGCTGCACGAGCGCTACCACACCCGCGAGATCGGCGAGATGGGCGGCGGCATGCTGGTCAAGATGCCGCGGTACGGAGCGCTGCTCGTGTTCACCGCGATCGCATCGTTGGGACTGCCGGGCCTCGCTGGGTTCTGGGGCGAGTTCACTGCGATGTGGGCAGCGATCCAACCGGCTGAGGCGCTGATCGGCCTGCAGGGCCTGTACCTGGCCCTGGTGATCGGCGCGGCGGTCGGGACGGTGCTCACCGCTGCGTACTTCCTGTGGATGATCCAGCGGGTCGCGCTGGGGCGCCCATCGGAACGCTGGTCGGAGGTCGCCCTGGCCGACGTGGTCGCAGTCGAGTACGTCGCCTGGGTCCCGCTCGTCGCCCTGATCGTGGTGATGGGGCTGTGGCCCCGGGTGGTGTTCGGTGTCCAGGACCTGGCCGTGAGCCAGATCGCGCAGCTGATCGGTGGCTGA
- the nuoL gene encoding NADH-quinone oxidoreductase subunit L — METLFDHAWLIPVIPLASAALIAALGKQLPLKGAEIGVFALGVVLAHSVAIAWATFTGAVPGELPVERAIAWAPLGGGVTLELGMLVDGLTAMMFLLVAIVSFLVHVYSREYMGHEPRFTYFYAMLSLFTASMLILVIANNTVMAIIGWELVGVCSYLLIGFYWEDKPNQDAANKAFLITKFADVGLIVGVVVLFTGAGTFNIVETVEAAAAGQIAQATLVLACLGLFLAAVGKSGQFPLYVWLPDAMAGPTPVSALIHAATMVTAGVFLIARLYPVFAQSIGVMTTMAVIGTITLFVAGLVALVQDDIKRILAYSTVSQLGYMVAALGVGGYTAGIFHLFTHGFFKALLFLGAGSIIHAVHSNNLSDMGGLRKAMPTTFWTFIVGSLALAGLPLTAGFFSKDEVLVSALAWGEAGFVVGPIVFTVALLAAGITAFYMARACFLAFWGEYRGRHTPHESGRWITVPLVALAVLSLMAGWIGSPLLGDKGFEHWTASAALEEATFPFIAEEAPTEHGVIGGEHGAPVEAEQVEVEGGQGAAHDVGRILHGPPQFTTTTAAVGLAAFALLVVAVAVAWRFYGTGLPARDPMFRLGPVTTALVNKYWLDDFGYRWIVVPIRDRLARFTYWADQRVIDATVRGTGGLVRRTADVTYATIDQKVIDGAVNGSAFSAAWWSERIKRIQSGNVQRYAGAMFAGVVVLVLVVAAA, encoded by the coding sequence ATGGAGACGCTGTTCGACCACGCCTGGTTGATCCCGGTCATCCCGCTGGCTTCCGCGGCGCTGATCGCCGCCCTCGGCAAGCAACTGCCCTTGAAGGGCGCCGAGATCGGGGTCTTCGCGCTGGGCGTGGTCTTGGCGCACTCCGTGGCGATCGCGTGGGCCACGTTCACCGGCGCCGTCCCCGGTGAGCTCCCGGTGGAGCGCGCCATCGCCTGGGCGCCGCTTGGCGGGGGTGTGACGCTCGAGCTCGGGATGCTCGTCGACGGGCTGACCGCGATGATGTTCCTGCTCGTGGCGATCGTGTCGTTCCTGGTCCACGTGTACTCGCGCGAGTACATGGGCCACGAACCCCGGTTCACCTACTTCTACGCGATGCTGTCGCTGTTCACCGCGTCGATGCTGATCCTGGTGATCGCCAACAACACCGTGATGGCGATCATCGGCTGGGAACTGGTCGGGGTCTGCTCCTACCTGCTGATCGGCTTCTACTGGGAGGACAAGCCCAACCAGGATGCGGCCAACAAGGCGTTCCTGATCACCAAGTTCGCCGACGTGGGACTGATCGTGGGCGTGGTCGTGCTGTTCACGGGCGCGGGGACCTTCAACATCGTCGAGACGGTGGAAGCGGCAGCAGCTGGTCAGATCGCACAGGCCACCCTCGTCCTGGCGTGCCTGGGGCTGTTCCTGGCAGCGGTCGGCAAGTCTGGCCAGTTCCCGCTGTACGTGTGGTTGCCCGACGCCATGGCCGGTCCGACTCCGGTGTCGGCGCTGATCCACGCCGCGACGATGGTCACCGCCGGTGTGTTCCTGATCGCGCGGCTGTACCCCGTGTTCGCGCAGTCGATCGGGGTGATGACCACGATGGCGGTGATCGGGACGATCACGCTGTTCGTGGCCGGCCTGGTCGCCCTGGTGCAGGACGACATCAAGCGGATCCTAGCGTACTCGACGGTCAGCCAGCTGGGCTACATGGTGGCCGCGCTGGGCGTCGGCGGCTACACCGCGGGGATCTTCCACCTGTTCACCCACGGGTTCTTCAAGGCGTTGCTGTTCCTGGGCGCGGGCTCGATCATCCACGCCGTCCACAGCAACAACCTCAGCGACATGGGTGGCCTGCGCAAGGCGATGCCGACCACGTTCTGGACGTTCATCGTCGGATCGCTGGCGTTGGCGGGGCTTCCCCTGACCGCCGGGTTCTTCTCCAAGGACGAGGTCCTGGTGTCGGCGCTGGCCTGGGGCGAGGCCGGGTTCGTGGTCGGCCCGATCGTGTTCACCGTCGCACTGCTCGCCGCGGGGATCACCGCTTTCTACATGGCGCGGGCATGCTTCCTGGCGTTCTGGGGCGAGTACCGCGGACGGCACACCCCCCACGAGTCGGGGCGGTGGATCACCGTGCCCCTGGTCGCCCTGGCGGTGCTGTCGCTCATGGCCGGGTGGATCGGCTCGCCGCTGCTCGGCGACAAGGGCTTCGAGCACTGGACCGCCAGCGCGGCGCTGGAGGAGGCCACCTTCCCGTTCATCGCGGAGGAAGCCCCGACCGAGCACGGGGTGATCGGTGGGGAGCACGGTGCCCCGGTCGAAGCGGAACAGGTCGAGGTCGAGGGCGGCCAGGGCGCCGCCCACGACGTCGGCCGGATCCTGCACGGGCCTCCACAGTTCACCACCACGACGGCGGCCGTGGGTTTGGCGGCCTTCGCGCTGCTGGTCGTCGCGGTGGCGGTGGCGTGGCGGTTCTACGGGACCGGATTGCCTGCACGCGACCCGATGTTCCGGCTCGGCCCGGTCACGACGGCGCTGGTCAACAAGTACTGGTTGGACGACTTCGGCTACCGCTGGATCGTCGTCCCCATCCGTGACCGGTTGGCCCGGTTCACGTACTGGGCCGACCAGCGGGTGATCGACGCGACGGTGAGAGGAACCGGCGGGCTGGTGCGGCGAACCGCCGACGTGACGTACGCCACGATCGACCAGAAGGTCATCGACGGTGCGGTCAACGGCAGCGCGTTCAGCGCGGCGTGGTGGAGCGAACGGATCAAGCGCATCCAGTCCGGGAACGTGCAGCGGTACGCCGGCGCGATGTTCGCCGGCGTGGTGGTGCTGGTGCTGGTGGTCGCAGCGGCGTGA
- the nuoK gene encoding NADH-quinone oxidoreductase subunit NuoK, producing MTLAGPLLFGAFIFCVGVYGVIARRNAVLVLMSVELMLNAVNVNLVAFQLRAPGDAALTGHVFALFVIAIAAAEVGVGLAIVLNMFRNRASVNVDDADLMRW from the coding sequence GTGACGCTGGCTGGCCCCCTGCTGTTCGGGGCGTTCATCTTCTGCGTCGGCGTCTACGGCGTGATCGCGCGACGGAACGCGGTCCTCGTCCTGATGTCGGTCGAGCTGATGCTGAACGCGGTGAACGTCAACCTGGTCGCCTTCCAGCTGCGGGCGCCCGGTGACGCCGCCCTGACCGGCCACGTCTTCGCGCTGTTCGTGATCGCGATCGCCGCGGCCGAGGTCGGCGTCGGGCTGGCCATCGTCCTGAACATGTTCCGCAACCGCGCGTCGGTGAACGTCGACGACGCCGACCTCATGCGCTGGTAG
- a CDS encoding NADH-quinone oxidoreductase subunit J, with product MTAHDVVFVLLAVAGGLSALMVVTARNMVHAVLFLAATFGVMAGMFLVFHADFVALVQVLIYVGAVAVLLMFGLMLTRAPIGRETLDSQSRGLGLAVSMALFGVLAALIVQAYGDVRVALAGPDVAAIGGSIFSQWVLPFELLSLLLTAALVGAIVLSRREAGETGQEDLAELGEARPTIMGGPEGVAEARRARQLRAPGDERETAGAGR from the coding sequence ATGACGGCCCACGACGTGGTGTTCGTCCTGCTGGCGGTGGCGGGCGGGCTGTCGGCGCTCATGGTTGTCACCGCCCGCAACATGGTGCACGCGGTGCTGTTCCTCGCGGCGACCTTCGGGGTGATGGCGGGGATGTTCCTGGTGTTCCACGCCGACTTCGTCGCGCTGGTGCAGGTGCTGATCTACGTCGGGGCGGTCGCGGTGCTGCTGATGTTCGGGCTGATGCTGACCCGTGCCCCGATCGGCCGCGAGACCCTCGACAGCCAGTCTCGCGGCCTGGGGCTGGCGGTGTCGATGGCGCTGTTCGGGGTCCTGGCCGCCCTGATCGTGCAGGCCTACGGCGACGTGCGGGTGGCTCTGGCGGGCCCGGACGTGGCCGCGATCGGCGGTTCGATCTTCTCGCAGTGGGTCCTGCCGTTCGAGCTGCTGTCCCTGCTGCTGACCGCGGCGCTCGTGGGTGCCATCGTGCTGTCGCGCCGGGAAGCCGGCGAGACCGGGCAGGAGGATCTCGCGGAGCTGGGAGAGGCGCGCCCCACCATCATGGGCGGACCTGAGGGTGTGGCGGAGGCCCGGCGAGCACGGCAGCTTCGGGCGCCAGGCGACGAGCGTGAGACAGCCGGAGCCGGTCGGTGA
- a CDS encoding NADH-quinone oxidoreductase subunit I, whose translation MKLSAPKPKVPGLLKGLGVTLKTMLTPAVTRQYPHVKPDLAPRTRGVIALMEENCTVCMLCARECPDWCIYIESHKERVPPATEGGRERTRNQLDRFAIDFALCMYCGICIEVCPFDALFWSPEFEYSTYTIGELIHEKERLREWMDTVPPPPPLEEGAEQPPELGAALERANKERQAALAAQRQATEQAARGGPAGPARGAVREDEEIEVEAEVDQDVYQALLAEGKSERVARARAKAAYVRKEKARIRAERAAAGGGA comes from the coding sequence ATGAAGCTCTCCGCCCCCAAGCCGAAGGTCCCGGGCCTGTTGAAGGGTCTCGGGGTGACGCTCAAGACCATGCTGACGCCTGCGGTGACCCGCCAGTACCCGCACGTCAAGCCCGACCTCGCCCCGCGCACGCGCGGTGTGATCGCGCTGATGGAGGAGAACTGCACGGTCTGCATGCTGTGTGCGCGCGAGTGCCCCGACTGGTGCATCTACATCGAGTCGCACAAGGAACGCGTCCCGCCAGCGACGGAGGGCGGCCGGGAACGCACCCGCAACCAGCTCGACCGCTTCGCGATCGACTTCGCCCTGTGCATGTACTGCGGGATCTGCATCGAGGTCTGCCCCTTCGACGCCCTGTTCTGGAGCCCCGAGTTCGAGTACTCGACGTACACGATCGGCGAGCTGATCCACGAGAAGGAACGGCTGCGTGAGTGGATGGACACCGTGCCGCCACCGCCTCCACTGGAGGAAGGAGCCGAGCAGCCCCCGGAGCTCGGCGCCGCCCTGGAGAGGGCGAACAAGGAGCGCCAGGCCGCGCTCGCGGCTCAGCGCCAGGCCACGGAGCAAGCCGCGCGCGGTGGCCCGGCCGGACCGGCGCGAGGCGCTGTCCGTGAGGACGAGGAGATCGAGGTCGAGGCCGAGGTTGACCAGGACGTGTACCAGGCGCTGCTGGCCGAGGGGAAGAGCGAGCGGGTCGCGCGCGCCCGCGCCAAGGCGGCGTACGTCCGCAAGGAGAAAGCCCGGATCCGCGCCGAGCGGGCAGCGGCCGGGGGCGGGGCATGA